In Marinobacter salinisoli, the DNA window AGCCCACCAGAAGCACCTGCACTGACTTTCAGGAAATCGCGTCGATTCATGCCCATGTCACGCGCCCTCCTTCTCAGTGCTTTCACCGGCACCGGCGACCGATTCAACCGCTGCGACAATCCGCGCGTAGGTGCCACACCGGCAAAGGTTGCCAGTCATGGCGGCTACGATCTCATCACGGGAAGGCCGGGGGTTATTTGCCAGAAGGTGGGCTGCGCTCATGATCTGACCAGACTGGCAGTAGCCGCACTGGGGCACATTGTGGTCGATCCAGGCCTGCTGCAGCGCGTGCAACTGATCACCATCGGACAAACCCTCTATGGTGGTGATTTCAGCGCCATCGGCCATCTCGACCGGCGTTGAGCAGGAGCGAACAGGCTGACCGTCCAAGTGCACGGTGCAGGCGCCACACAACCCCGCGCCGCAGCCAAACTTGGTGCCCTTCAGCCCCAGTTCATCTCGGACGACCCACAACAACGGGGTATCTCCATCAACCTCCAGCGACCGTTCCTCGCCGTTTACCTTCAGGCGTAATGCCATATCCCTGTACTCCCTCTGTTGTCCGGGTCGCCTCACTGGGCGCCGTTATTGTTGTGCGTGGGCAGCCAAACCAGCCGCTTTATTTGACGACTTCTTTACCTTCAGAATTTACCCAGATCTTCCGGTCATTGTTCTGAATCTTGCCGTTGGTGTTCCAGATTTCGCGGTTTTCGCTCGTTGCTCCGTCGAGCTTGCCGTTGTCGTTCCAGATCACACGGTCTTTACAACCGGCCAAAGCAGTGACTGCCACCAGTACTAACATGACTTTTTTCAAAACAGATTCCTCTACTCGCCGCCTCTGAGGGCGTTATTATGAAATTTCTACATCAAAAGGCCGGTTACCGGCTTCCGTGAAGCTCACGGTTATGCTGTTTGTCCCGTTCACTTTTTCGCACCATCACATACACCGCGCCCGTTCCACCATGGTGTTTCTGGGCCGAATGAAACGCCAGCACATCGTCCAGTTCCGGCAACCACTTCGCCAGGTAACTCTTGAGCTGGGCGATGCCGTCCGGGTTCCGCTCGCCCTTGCCGTGCAGAATAATGACCGAGCGCAGGCCGTATCGAACACAATCCCCGATGAAGGTGAACACTTCGCGACGCGCCTCTTCAACCGTCATCCGGTGCAGATCAAGGCGGGCTTCGATGGGATACTGCCCTAGCCTTAGCTTGCGAAACACACCATGCTGAACCCCGGGCCGCATCCAATCCAGAACGTCATGCGCCTTCAGCGGCTCCACCATGTCCGATGTCAATGGATTGCGATCAATCAGCGGCTTCGCGATCGCGGACCGCTGGCGCTCCAGGTGCCCGGGCGTCAGTTCCTTCGGCGTTTTCACATCGGCCCGATTGGGCTTCTTGATGCGACGGACATCTTTCATCTCTTCCAGGAAGCTCAGGCGCTCTTCTTTTGTCGTCATCACGATGCTACTGAATAAATGTCTGTGAACCGGGTGACTTTACCATCCGCTAACCCGACCATAAAGCTGTGAAATCCGGCCCCGCCCTTCGACCAAAATCGAAGCGATTTTCGCCAATGTGGTGGACTACACTGGAATCTGGCAGATTCCATAATAAAAAGGAAAAGGACGTTTGCATGGCAGCCTCACCTCGGGACAGCAACCGGCCACAAAATACCCGGGCCATTATGAGCTTCCTCAGGGAGCATGCGCCTTTCTCTAACATGGACGACGCCCACCTCGCTCACTTCGCCGAACATGCCACACTGCGGTTTTACGCCGACGGCGATCAGGTGATATCCCCCGATGAAGGGGTTGTAAAACGGTTTTACGTTGTAAAACAGGGCCGGATTCGCGGCGAACGCCACTCTGCAAAAGAAGGTCGCGCCGAAACCACCTTTGAAATCAGTCTGGGCGAGTGTTTCCCACTGGCGGCCTTAATTGGCGAACGCCCGACCCGTACCTTGCACCGGGCGGTTGGCGACACCTTCTGCCTGAGCATCGAACAGGACGCGTTCATCACCCTGTTTTCCGATAGCGATCCCTTCCGGGACTTCTGCCTGCGTGGCGTCAGCAGCCTGTTGGATCAAGTCAACCGGCGCATTCAGTCCAAGGCTATGGCGTCCATGGGCTCCAGCAACACGCTGGACACCCCTCTGGAAAATTACGCCCTGCGCAACCCCATCGTGTGCTCCCCGGATCTTCCCGTGAGCAAGGCGGTGGCGCGCATGCATGACAACAACGTCGGCAGCATCATCGTCACCGACGATAACCGGCATCCGGCGGGCATTTTCACCTTGCGGGATTTGCGCACCCTGGTTGCCGAGGGCAAGAGCCCGCTCGACATCCCGATCGGGCAAGTCATGACCCCGGAACCCTGCTCCCTGCCGTCCGGTGCCGATGCCTTTGAAGCCGCCATGCTGATGGCAGAGCACCATTTTGCTCACCTGTGCGTGGTGGACGATGAAGACCACCTGATCGGCGTGGTGTCGGAGCGGGACCTGTTCTCGCTCCAGCGGGTGGATCTGGTGAACCTGGCCCGAACCATTGGCACCGCCACGCACCTGCGAACGCTGGTGGCGCTGCGGGCGGATGTGTCACGGCTGGTGGATTCGATGCTGGCCCACGGCGCGGATTCCGGCCAGGTAGTCAAGATCATCACCACCCTGAACGATGTCACCGTGCGCCGGGTGCTGGAACTGAACATCAAGCGCAACGACCCCGGCATTCCCTTTACCTGGCTGACCTTTGGCAGCGAAGGGCGGCAGGAACAAACCCTGCTGACCGACCAGGACAATGGCATTCTGTTCCTCACTCCCGAGGGCATGACCGAGGACCAGGTTCGGGAAAAGCTGCTGCCGTTCGCCCGAACGGTCAATGATGAGCTGGCTGAGTGTGGTTTCACCCTGTGCAAAGGCAACATCATGGCCAGCAATCCAAAGCTGTGCCTGAGTGACCAGGAGTGGGACGACTGGTTTATTCGCTTCATTGACGCCTCGACGCCGCAGAACCTGGTGTATTCCTCGATTTTCCTCGACATGCGGGCGGTATACGGCGACACGGAACCGCTGCACCTGCTGCTGGATAAAGTGCTCACCCGAATCCGCAAGAATGCCCTGTTCCAAAAGATGCTGGCCGGCAACGCCCTGCAACGCAAACCCCCGCTCACCATGTTCCGGAACTTCCGATACATCTCTGATGGTGATCGCCAGGCCCTGGATCTCAAGCGCCAGGGTCTGGCGCCGTTTGTGGAATCCGTGCGCGTGTTTGCCCTCGCAAACGGAGTCAAAACCGCCAACACCCTCGAGCGCATGGATGAACTGGTCAAAAAAGGCATCTTCGACGCGAAAGATGGCAATGCCTGGCGCGAGGCCTACAGCCTGATTCAGGCCATCCGCATGCGTGCGCACCAGGAGATGCTGAAACGCGACGAGGAACTTACCAATTTCATCGATCCGGACGATCTCAATCCGCTTGATCGCCGGATTCTACGGGAATCCTTCCGGCAGGCCCAACGACTGCAGCAGAAGCTGGAAGTGACCTACCAGTTCTGAGGCCAACCACTTTTGACGACGGAATTGCCACCATGCTCGAACAGATCAAACAGTGGATAGAGCGCCGACGAGGGCTCCAGATCGGCGAGCACGACCTGAGCAACCTACCGGAACCAAAGATCTCAAGCGATGTGCTGCTCAAAGACTGCCGGCTCATCGTTCTGGACCTGGAAACCACCGGCCTGAACCCGGCGAAGGACGAGGTGATCGCCATTGGTGCCGTAGCCATCAGCGGCGGAGTAATCCACCTGGATGATCAGTTTGACCTGATCCTGCGCCGCCCGGAACTGGATATCGCCGAAACGGTACTGATCCACGGCATCGGCAATGAAGCCCTGACCCATGGCCACGAAACCCAGGACGCCCTGCTCTACCTGTTGGAATGGATGAACGGCGATC includes these proteins:
- a CDS encoding (2Fe-2S)-binding protein: MALRLKVNGEERSLEVDGDTPLLWVVRDELGLKGTKFGCGAGLCGACTVHLDGQPVRSCSTPVEMADGAEITTIEGLSDGDQLHALQQAWIDHNVPQCGYCQSGQIMSAAHLLANNPRPSRDEIVAAMTGNLCRCGTYARIVAAVESVAGAGESTEKEGA
- a CDS encoding membrane lipoprotein lipid attachment site-containing protein translates to MKKVMLVLVAVTALAGCKDRVIWNDNGKLDGATSENREIWNTNGKIQNNDRKIWVNSEGKEVVK
- the smrA gene encoding DNA endonuclease SmrA; its protein translation is MTTKEERLSFLEEMKDVRRIKKPNRADVKTPKELTPGHLERQRSAIAKPLIDRNPLTSDMVEPLKAHDVLDWMRPGVQHGVFRKLRLGQYPIEARLDLHRMTVEEARREVFTFIGDCVRYGLRSVIILHGKGERNPDGIAQLKSYLAKWLPELDDVLAFHSAQKHHGGTGAVYVMVRKSERDKQHNRELHGSR
- a CDS encoding putative nucleotidyltransferase substrate binding domain-containing protein, which translates into the protein MAASPRDSNRPQNTRAIMSFLREHAPFSNMDDAHLAHFAEHATLRFYADGDQVISPDEGVVKRFYVVKQGRIRGERHSAKEGRAETTFEISLGECFPLAALIGERPTRTLHRAVGDTFCLSIEQDAFITLFSDSDPFRDFCLRGVSSLLDQVNRRIQSKAMASMGSSNTLDTPLENYALRNPIVCSPDLPVSKAVARMHDNNVGSIIVTDDNRHPAGIFTLRDLRTLVAEGKSPLDIPIGQVMTPEPCSLPSGADAFEAAMLMAEHHFAHLCVVDDEDHLIGVVSERDLFSLQRVDLVNLARTIGTATHLRTLVALRADVSRLVDSMLAHGADSGQVVKIITTLNDVTVRRVLELNIKRNDPGIPFTWLTFGSEGRQEQTLLTDQDNGILFLTPEGMTEDQVREKLLPFARTVNDELAECGFTLCKGNIMASNPKLCLSDQEWDDWFIRFIDASTPQNLVYSSIFLDMRAVYGDTEPLHLLLDKVLTRIRKNALFQKMLAGNALQRKPPLTMFRNFRYISDGDRQALDLKRQGLAPFVESVRVFALANGVKTANTLERMDELVKKGIFDAKDGNAWREAYSLIQAIRMRAHQEMLKRDEELTNFIDPDDLNPLDRRILRESFRQAQRLQQKLEVTYQF
- a CDS encoding 3'-5' exonuclease, with the translated sequence MLEQIKQWIERRRGLQIGEHDLSNLPEPKISSDVLLKDCRLIVLDLETTGLNPAKDEVIAIGAVAISGGVIHLDDQFDLILRRPELDIAETVLIHGIGNEALTHGHETQDALLYLLEWMNGDPVLAYHSAFDQKFLEKALRLQIGYTRNHLWMDVADLLPALFPDTKPGGKGLDNWADEFGLEFSTRHHAAADAMATAELTLIALNKAAKDGVKTLAQLHNKLQYHRRLQNMHRF